From the Merismopedia glauca CCAP 1448/3 genome, the window GAAGTGTTGAGTGCAGACGCTTTTGCTGCTTTTGAAGAAGCTGGATTGGATGATGAAACAGCAGTTCAACAGACGGGTAAACGTTTCCGCGATACAGTTTTAGCTTTGGGCGGTAGCCAGCATCCAATGGATGTTTTCCAAGCTTTCCGAGGTAGAGAGCCTCAAACCGAAGCTTTACTCCGACATAGTGGTTTATTAGCTGCTTAAATTTATCTAACCGCTCTAAAATCAATTTCAGGGCGGTTGATTTTTGCTATACTCTGTTACTTATAAAATTCTAACTTGGTCAATTCAATTTATCCCCAGAAGGATCGCTGCCACATACAGGGCAGATATACATCCATTTTCCTTTATGTTCTAGGCGATCTGAGTGTCTATGGAAACAGTTAGGAAACTTAAGGATACGGTGATTTTTACCATAGCAATGTTGGACAACCCAAAATTGACCACATTTAGGACAAGAGCAGTATAAACCTGTTCCTTTTCCAGCCCCAGAACTACCTGATATTACACGTCTAGTCAATTCTTGTTGACTTATTATACTTGGTATCCAACTGGTCTGAGTGTCTTGTTCCAAATTAAGTTTATGTCCGCAAAATAGACAGTCGGTAGAAAAGCTACCGTGGTACTGAAACATTAATCTAATTAATCTATTAAGCTGCCTATTCGCACCTACACCAGGCTGAAGTGCAATTGCTCCATATTTGTGGCTGATAAATCTATCTTCACTTGTTACAAGAGTGCGATCAAACTTTTCCTTTAGTACCCTGTTGATAGGAACTTCACCCCAAAAATCAATTTGTCGATCTGTATGCAAAATAAAACTAGCTGTTCCTCTTAAAGAATATAAATATTTATCTCTAGCAACATCTATAACATCATAAACAAACTGTTTACGTCCTTGCAGTTTATAGTTACGATATTTAGCATCAAAATAGTAAGTTTTTGTCTCGCTATTGCTTGATATATCTACCCTAATATCAGGGATTCTTAAATGATTGGACTTAGTGTATTGCTTAGGTTGATACCATAGTGAAATATTGAATTGACTACCATCATCAAAAGCACCTTGAAGACGAAATACATTATTTGTAGGTATTTTAATCTCTCCTTTCTCAATTCGCATACTCTCAAAAAGAGTAGCTTCATTTAAGGGAGGACGCATATTCAAATTTATTACAAAAGCATTGTAGAGCCTGACAAAGCACCAAATTTCGTATAGTTCCCATGTAGAACGAACTTGACTTTGATAGGTAGCTTTAAATAGCGTAAGAACTGGTTGAATTTTAGAAAAAACACTGCTTTCGCAATTCATGTACTCTTCAAAAATAGGAGCATAAGCGGGAGAGCCGATTAATCGCTGAGATGGTAAAGGTGGTTCAGTTGGAGTTAGTACATTCCCCAGAATTGGACTATGACGAGCTTCAGTTGCCCATTCTGCACACTCTTGAAGTTGAGCTACTATTTTCGATATAGTTTTCCTATCCTCTTCCCTTTGCTGATTAAAT encodes:
- a CDS encoding nuclease domain-containing protein; its protein translation is MAYPKIYFADSIGELPWEDHVQHTRQYSGRWYVQIEGLWDGSVGLKGDSIIPLLKISSNRWEIPQRTKHEREISKGVASRTGQITAILLDASGEPVDSSPEAFLLVKPAGLTEQELEQLITEIGLLALSTSSCVTSQLQVPVGENVETAMIGMGYSESRGLLLTATSLLKLASVVQSNWVLIEKRPLRSFSRELGLVDTRKLINSPQVLIKAKIDASKQRIMALTQVESTQCSENEFLCYVLDVYLKDLVNGIVNSLEHLEVNDSFSPLNYAKEPAILSFLARAKEQVQKFNQQREEDRKTISKIVAQLQECAEWATEARHSPILGNVLTPTEPPLPSQRLIGSPAYAPIFEEYMNCESSVFSKIQPVLTLFKATYQSQVRSTWELYEIWCFVRLYNAFVINLNMRPPLNEATLFESMRIEKGEIKIPTNNVFRLQGAFDDGSQFNISLWYQPKQYTKSNHLRIPDIRVDISSNSETKTYYFDAKYRNYKLQGRKQFVYDVIDVARDKYLYSLRGTASFILHTDRQIDFWGEVPINRVLKEKFDRTLVTSEDRFISHKYGAIALQPGVGANRQLNRLIRLMFQYHGSFSTDCLFCGHKLNLEQDTQTSWIPSIISQQELTRRVISGSSGAGKGTGLYCSCPKCGQFWVVQHCYGKNHRILKFPNCFHRHSDRLEHKGKWMYICPVCGSDPSGDKLN